A DNA window from Anastrepha ludens isolate Willacy chromosome 6, idAnaLude1.1, whole genome shotgun sequence contains the following coding sequences:
- the LOC128867873 gene encoding uncharacterized protein LOC128867873 isoform X2 has translation MSKKELIHAIGVYLKIEVLGNPDWLKFSYSWASSLEDTEEINVIYETNQKGGDLSEHRTCTLPIVRIKSSNGSNSRECSMYMKVIPQMAHGENYVKFGRSCIHTSENFFLLEDLTFWKYQSISGHTGMGLNLAQAALTKMAHFHAASMEYLKVENCTDCILSVSALIGNWDVEKRMTIAIEMIERHLPELKEITTKLRSYLETFQKRLIDLLLKQNLPYKVIALGDASLKNMLHKFNECGVPDVVKTLTLALLAVSDTT, from the exons atgtctaaGAAGGAATTAATACACGCTATAGGAGTTTACTTGAAAATCGAAGTTTTGGGAAACCCCGACTGGTTGAAATTTAGCTATAGTTGGGCATCATCACTAGAGGATACTGAAGAAATTAATGTAATCTACGAGACGAACCAAAAAGGTGGAGATTTAAGCGAGCATAGAACCTGTACTTTACCAATTGTAAGAATCAAAAGCTCAAATGGGAGCAATTCACGTGAATGCTCCATGTATATGAAGGTAATTCCTCAAATGGCACACGGAGAAAATTATGTGAAATTCGGCCGAAG TTGCATTCATACAAGCGAAAACTTCTTTTTGCTGGAGGACTTGACCTTTTGGAAATATCAGAGCATCAGTGGACACACAGGAATGGGATTAAACCTAGCGCAGGCTGCTTTGACGAAAATGGCTCACTTTCATGCTGCCTCTATGGAGTATTTAAAAGTAGAGAATTGTACAGATTGCATACTAAGTGTTTCGGCATTAATCGGTAATTGGGACGTCGAAAAACGCATGACCATAGCCATTGAAATGATTGAGAGACATTTGCCGGAGTTAAAAGAAATCACTACAAAACTTCGCAGTTATttggaaacatttcaaaaacGCCTTATCGATCTActgcttaaacaaaatttgccaTACAAAGTCATCGCACTTGGTGATGCTTCCTTAAAAAATATGCTTCATAAATTTAACGAATGTGGTGTGCCCGACGTTGt AAAAACTTTAACGCTTGCTTTGTTGGCAGTGTCGGATACGACTTGA
- the LOC128867873 gene encoding uncharacterized protein LOC128867873 isoform X1: protein MSKKELIHAIGVYLKIEVLGNPDWLKFSYSWASSLEDTEEINVIYETNQKGGDLSEHRTCTLPIVRIKSSNGSNSRECSMYMKVIPQMAHGENYVKFGRSCIHTSENFFLLEDLTFWKYQSISGHTGMGLNLAQAALTKMAHFHAASMEYLKVENCTDCILSVSALIGNWDVEKRMTIAIEMIERHLPELKEITTKLRSYLETFQKRLIDLLLKQNLPYKVIALGDASLKNMLHKFNECGVPDVVFKNFNACFVGSVGYDLNIFFNTSLSLRELAFHRSELLRYYYKNLKAVLCSKYSCAPSWQTIVDEVREFEHFGCYALLCEMPTCFVNDNLKKWVVLQDTVFKDGCFEEDYDALFKNGEATKLLKYGLERFYELCLWDDKAE from the exons atgtctaaGAAGGAATTAATACACGCTATAGGAGTTTACTTGAAAATCGAAGTTTTGGGAAACCCCGACTGGTTGAAATTTAGCTATAGTTGGGCATCATCACTAGAGGATACTGAAGAAATTAATGTAATCTACGAGACGAACCAAAAAGGTGGAGATTTAAGCGAGCATAGAACCTGTACTTTACCAATTGTAAGAATCAAAAGCTCAAATGGGAGCAATTCACGTGAATGCTCCATGTATATGAAGGTAATTCCTCAAATGGCACACGGAGAAAATTATGTGAAATTCGGCCGAAG TTGCATTCATACAAGCGAAAACTTCTTTTTGCTGGAGGACTTGACCTTTTGGAAATATCAGAGCATCAGTGGACACACAGGAATGGGATTAAACCTAGCGCAGGCTGCTTTGACGAAAATGGCTCACTTTCATGCTGCCTCTATGGAGTATTTAAAAGTAGAGAATTGTACAGATTGCATACTAAGTGTTTCGGCATTAATCGGTAATTGGGACGTCGAAAAACGCATGACCATAGCCATTGAAATGATTGAGAGACATTTGCCGGAGTTAAAAGAAATCACTACAAAACTTCGCAGTTATttggaaacatttcaaaaacGCCTTATCGATCTActgcttaaacaaaatttgccaTACAAAGTCATCGCACTTGGTGATGCTTCCTTAAAAAATATGCTTCATAAATTTAACGAATGTGGTGTGCCCGACGTTGtgttt AAAAACTTTAACGCTTGCTTTGTTGGCAGTGTCGGATACGACTTGAATATCTTCTTCAACACCAGTTTGAGTTTGAGAGAACTCGCGTTTCATCGTTCCGAACTACTTCGTtactattataaaaatttaaaagcggTATTATGTTCAAAGTATTCCTGTGCTCCCAGTTGGCAAACAATTGTAGATGAAGTGCGGGAATTTGAACATTTTGGATGTTATGCCCTGCTATGTGAGATGCCTACTTGTTTTGTAAatgataatttgaaaaaatgggtTGTGCTTCAAGACACCGTTTTTAAAGATGGATGTTTCGAAGAAGATTATGACGCATTATTCAAAAATGGAGAAGCAACAAAGTTGCTAAAATATGGTCTTGAACGTTTCTATGAACTTTGCTTGTGGGATGATAAGGCAGAATAA